Part of the Streptomyces sp. Edi2 genome is shown below.
GACCGCTACCGGGTTGCTTTCCGTAATGCAGAGGGCTTCGGCCAGGTCCTGTGTGGTCATGAACTCAACCCCCTGGGAGCGCATCAGGTCAATTGCTTTTTTGCGCGGGGAATCCGGAACGGCACTGAGACGCTGTTGCCTCCGGTCGTGCGCTTCGTCAATCACTTCCCAGATGAATTCGTTCGGGAAGTTGAACCCTCGGATGAGAGTGGAAGTGCCGTTCACGAACAGTACGGCCTGACCCTTGTTCTTCGGGTTGAGCATGACGGGGTTGATCGGCGCCATTGTGGTGAAGTACGAGTCACCAAGGGCAACCTTTGCCGCGCCTTGCGAGTCGACGTAAAGGCACATGCGGTACTGGAACTGGGCCCTCACGTTGACCGGAATTGCGTCCTTGTCTGGACGCTGGGTCAGCATGATTACGGAAACGCCGGATTCCAGTGCCTTCGCAACCAGGGACCTCGACTTGTCCTCAACCCGGGCGACCAGATCTTTGGACGCCTTGGTGCCATTGTCGACGTAGAAGTCTGCCGCCTCATCAATGATGAAGAACAGCGGCCGGAACTTCGGTTCCGGCTCCCGCGCCATGATGGCGTCCATTTTCTCGGTGTACCGCTTGTCCACGAGGGTGAGCAGTTCATCGAGAATGTCTTCCAGGATGGCCGGATCGCTGGACGCTTCGTAGCGCAGGGCGATTTTCGAGAATGGGGCCAGGCCGACGAACTTTCCGTCGAGTAGCACCATGTCGAATTCGTCGCGGTAGGCGATCAGCAGGCAGGTGATGAGTCCGTTGAGCAGAGTGGTTTTGCCCATCTGGCTCATGCCTGCGATCAGCATGGAGGCTTTGTTGAATGTCTCCACACCCGCCAATGTGCCAGTGACCTCATGCCCGAAAGGAATCCCGTCGAATGCCTGGATTTCCTTTCGGTTCGGTGGGTCGAAAAGGCGGCTGAACGGTGGCTCGTTCAGCTTCAGCAAGGTGACTTCCCGTTCGGATTCGCGGGAGATCTCCAGCTTGAGGTGCAGCCGGGTCACGCCGAGCATGCTCGCGATCGGCCCGAGGTTCTTGGCGACGTCCTCATGGGTGCCGCCCTTGGGCATCTTGAACTTGTACTGCGTCCCGATGCCCGGCAACGCCTTCTCGTCGACGTCATGGAAAGGGATGACTTCATCCCGGCTGATGGCCCCGGTACGGGTCAGAGCCTCGGTCAGCTCTGGATGTATCGGAACGGCCCTCTCCGCGTCGTCTGTTGGCCCGGGCGGAGATTCCTGCGCCAGCGCGGTGGATGTCGCCTCAGCGGGCTTTGTGGCCCACCAGCGCTGCACTCGGGTCTTGACCCACCAGGCCGCATACCCGAGCGCGACCAGCGCGCCCGCGGTGAGCAGAATGGTCGCCGGCCAGTTGAGGCCCAGCTTCATCTTGATGGCGATCAGGACCGCCGAAGCGATGCACAGGCCGCCGATTGCGCCGGCTGTGTGGGCGTAGATGTCGTCAGGTTCGCGACTGTCGTCCTGGTGTCTCTTTTTTCCCATATTCCCCCCTTTATTTCGGGATCAAGGAATCGCCACCGGGGCGCCCTGATATCTGACCTGTATTCATCGTGACTCTCGGCACTGACATTCGGCCACCACGAAAGGGCGGTGGCCGAATAACCATCAGCCAGGCCGGTTTAACTCGGGCGGTTTTGCTGCGTATTGTGATGGTTCGGGCCCTTGCACTGCTCACCAGCTCTGCTTTCCGGGCCTGCGAGGCTGCTCGCTCACCGGATCACTCACCGGGTCTGCACTGCTCAACTGCGTTGTTTCCGGCAGTTGCGAAACAGCCCAGCCGGACATACCGGCTGGGCTGCAACGGTGGTGCCGGACTCTTTAGAGAACGCCCGCTTCTTCACTCTCCTCAGCGGCTTCTTCGCTGTCCCTGTCGCCACTGGCAGCGTCGTCGGTGGAGACCTCCGCACCCCACACCCGGCGTACGCGCTGCTCGCTCCCGATGTAGCCGGCGCGGCGGAACACCTTGCGGGCCTGACGGTAGGAGCGGGGCGGGTCCTCTGCGTAGCGCAGGTAGCGCAGCACCACGCCGAGCTGGTCATCCGTCAGCGGCTCACCAGGAGTCGGTGTCGGCACGCCCCTGACGGCGGCCAGGTCTTCGAGCGTGACGCCCGTGCCGCGAGACGTGTCGGGTCGCGGCACGGTAAGGGCGCTGACCTGCGTGCCGAGGGCGTGCCGACCCGTGACGGGGAGGGCGAGCGCGGTCGGCTCCCACCCGTCCAGCTCGGGCAGTTCGATGTTCCTGACGGCATCGGGCAGCGGCTTCTCCTCGATGGTCTGCGCCGTCTTCACGGCCTGGCCGTGGAGCTGCTCCGTCATGCGCTGCTCCGCCTTCAGCGTCGACAGGCGGTAGTCGGTCTCTGCCTCACCCACCTGCCGCTCCAGCTCGGTCGCGACTCGCAGGAGCTCGATCCGGTGGGCGGCGTCGGCCTCCATCACCTCCAACCGGTCCGCGACTGCCTGGCGCTTGGTGGCGATGGTCTGCCGGGTGGCGTCGGAGGTCCGGCGCCCGAGTGCGGGAAGCGTGATCCACCACGCGAGCTTGGTCATCACGATCGCGGTCGGGGCGAGAACCACCGCCAGGTCGAAGCCGGCGCCCGTACGGGTCAGGGTCGTGACCAGATCGGCCGTGGGGATCGCGGCGATGATCGTCGTCAGCACCAGGCCCGCGTACTGGACGCGGCGAGCCCGCCGGCGGTTGCTGCCCGCCAGGACCTCGGTCGCCTGCACCACCACCCACAGCGCGTCCAGCGCGCCCACGGTCGGCGTGGCCCACCCGCCGAAGCGGGGCACCAGGATCTGGTAGGTGACGGCCATCGACAGCACCGCCACACCGACCGTGACCACGCCGAGGATGGCGAGCACGATCGCCCGCGGGGACACCTCCGGCACCTGTGGACTCCAGGTGCGGGGCCGCGGCTCCTTCTGTTTCGTCTGCTTGTTGAACATGATGGGTGTGTGCTCCCTCTGCGAGTGGGGCGAGGGGCCCGGACGGATGGCCGGCTAAGCGCCGTCCGGGCCCGCTTCGCGAAGGCGGTGTGGGTCAGAGCTGGTTGGGCACCAGCGCCGGCACGGTCGAGGTGCTGAGCCGCTGCCGCATGTAGTTGGTGGCCATCCCGTCCAAGCGGATCCAGGAACGGCCGATCTTCCCGTCGTCGTCGCGGGTGTAGGCGACCAGAACGGCACCCTTACTGTCGGTCTGAAGGGTCATCTTGTAGACGGTGCCGACGATCTCAATGTCTGGGATGTCGCTCATGGCCCGTGCTCCTCTCTTGTCAGGACTCTTCGTCCGCCTGCGATGCCGCGAACTGCGCGTCCATCAGCGCCGCTTCGACGTCGGCGACCTCTCTGCGCTCGATCGCGGCATAGACGGCCTCGCTCGCCATGAACATCCGGTCCTCGAAGTTTTCAG
Proteins encoded:
- a CDS encoding FtsK/SpoIIIE domain-containing protein, coding for MGKKRHQDDSREPDDIYAHTAGAIGGLCIASAVLIAIKMKLGLNWPATILLTAGALVALGYAAWWVKTRVQRWWATKPAEATSTALAQESPPGPTDDAERAVPIHPELTEALTRTGAISRDEVIPFHDVDEKALPGIGTQYKFKMPKGGTHEDVAKNLGPIASMLGVTRLHLKLEISRESEREVTLLKLNEPPFSRLFDPPNRKEIQAFDGIPFGHEVTGTLAGVETFNKASMLIAGMSQMGKTTLLNGLITCLLIAYRDEFDMVLLDGKFVGLAPFSKIALRYEASSDPAILEDILDELLTLVDKRYTEKMDAIMAREPEPKFRPLFFIIDEAADFYVDNGTKASKDLVARVEDKSRSLVAKALESGVSVIMLTQRPDKDAIPVNVRAQFQYRMCLYVDSQGAAKVALGDSYFTTMAPINPVMLNPKNKGQAVLFVNGTSTLIRGFNFPNEFIWEVIDEAHDRRQQRLSAVPDSPRKKAIDLMRSQGVEFMTTQDLAEALCITESNPVAVGKKLSKLLGVAPDRTTGGVRGYRLADLTAAAMSDS